The proteins below are encoded in one region of Oligoflexia bacterium:
- a CDS encoding CoA transferase subunit A: protein MKSKVFKSADEAIHDLRDGVTIMCGGFGLCGIPENLIAALKRNGSKNLTCVSNNAGVVDFGLGLVMSNKQIKKMISSYVGENALFEKQYLAGELEVEFNPQGTLAERIRAGGAGIPAFYTPTGVGTLVAQGKDHKEFDGRTYVLERALKADYAFVKAWKSDEYGNLIYRKTTRNFNPMMATAARITIAEVEEIVAVGELDPDQIHTPGVYVKRIIKGENYERRIENRTVLERN from the coding sequence ATGAAGTCAAAAGTTTTTAAATCAGCTGATGAGGCGATTCATGACCTCCGGGATGGCGTCACAATCATGTGCGGAGGTTTTGGTCTTTGTGGAATTCCTGAAAATCTAATCGCTGCTCTTAAACGCAATGGTTCAAAAAATCTTACCTGTGTATCAAATAATGCAGGGGTTGTTGATTTTGGCTTGGGCTTGGTGATGTCAAATAAGCAAATCAAAAAAATGATCTCAAGTTACGTTGGTGAAAATGCATTATTTGAAAAACAATATCTCGCAGGTGAACTTGAGGTTGAATTTAACCCTCAAGGAACTCTCGCTGAACGTATTCGTGCCGGAGGTGCTGGGATTCCAGCTTTTTATACACCCACCGGCGTAGGTACTCTTGTCGCTCAAGGAAAAGATCATAAAGAATTTGATGGTCGCACTTATGTTTTAGAACGTGCTTTAAAAGCTGACTATGCATTTGTGAAAGCTTGGAAAAGTGATGAATACGGAAATCTGATTTATCGAAAAACAACTCGCAATTTTAATCCGATGATGGCGACCGCTGCGCGCATTACAATTGCAGAAGTTGAAGAAATTGTTGCTGTGGGTGAATTAGATCCAGATCAAATTCATACACCTGGCGTTTATGTCAAACGGATCATCAAGGGTGAAAATTATGAAAGACGCATTGAAAATCGCACAGTGCTAGAGAGGAATTAA
- a CDS encoding thiolase family protein, which produces MSNSVIIASAVRTPIGSFNGQLSQLTAPQLGSFAIDAALTRAGIKKDLVDEVLMGNVLTAGVGQAPARQAALFAKLPNSVTCTTINKVCGSGLKAVMLAAQGILCGDSQIAVAGGQENMSLAPHLLEKSRLGYKMGHVQMTDSMVKDGLWDVYNNFHMGNAAELCAREKSVSREEQDAFAIESYKRAQQATKDGHFKNEIVSIMSTPPGAKEAVAVKDDEEPFKVKFEKIPSLKPAFDKTGTITAANASSINDGASALVVMSEEKAKTLGIKPLVRILGHASAAQAPEWFTTAPSRAMDNVLKKTGLGIKDIDLFEINEAFSVVAISAMRDFNLDPKRVNIFGGAVALGHPIGASGARILTTLIHAMQSQNAKRGMVSICIGGGEAAAMIVELI; this is translated from the coding sequence ATGTCTAATTCAGTGATTATTGCCAGTGCGGTACGAACACCTATTGGTTCTTTTAACGGACAACTATCTCAATTAACAGCACCGCAATTAGGAAGTTTCGCCATCGACGCAGCGCTCACGCGAGCTGGTATTAAAAAAGATCTCGTTGACGAAGTTCTCATGGGTAACGTTTTAACTGCCGGAGTCGGACAAGCACCGGCAAGACAAGCTGCCCTTTTTGCAAAATTACCTAATTCAGTAACCTGCACTACGATTAATAAAGTATGTGGAAGTGGCCTAAAAGCAGTCATGCTCGCAGCACAAGGAATTCTTTGTGGTGATTCTCAAATTGCCGTTGCAGGCGGACAAGAGAATATGTCTTTAGCTCCACATCTCCTTGAGAAATCGCGACTCGGTTACAAAATGGGCCACGTTCAAATGACCGATAGCATGGTTAAAGATGGACTATGGGATGTCTATAATAATTTTCATATGGGAAATGCCGCTGAACTTTGCGCACGTGAAAAATCAGTAAGTCGAGAAGAACAAGATGCCTTTGCCATTGAAAGTTACAAACGCGCACAACAAGCAACTAAAGATGGCCATTTTAAAAATGAAATCGTTTCTATTATGTCTACTCCCCCAGGTGCAAAAGAAGCTGTGGCAGTCAAAGACGATGAAGAACCCTTTAAGGTAAAATTTGAAAAAATCCCTTCACTTAAACCAGCTTTTGACAAAACAGGTACAATCACTGCGGCAAATGCTAGCTCCATTAACGACGGTGCATCTGCACTTGTTGTCATGTCTGAAGAAAAAGCTAAAACTTTAGGAATAAAACCACTGGTGCGAATTTTGGGCCATGCTTCTGCTGCTCAAGCTCCTGAATGGTTTACCACGGCACCCTCGCGCGCAATGGATAATGTTTTAAAAAAGACGGGCCTCGGTATTAAAGACATCGATCTTTTTGAAATTAATGAAGCTTTTTCTGTAGTAGCCATTTCAGCTATGCGCGATTTTAATTTAGATCCAAAGCGTGTGAATATTTTTGGAGGCGCAGTTGCTCTAGGGCATCCCATCGGAGCCAGTGGTGCTAGAATTTTGACTACCTTGATTCACGCTATGCAATCGCAAAATGCAAAACGTGGAATGGTCAGTATTTGCATCGGCGGAGGAGAAGCTGCCGCAATGATTGTTGAACTTATATAA